One genomic region from Haloarcula sp. DT43 encodes:
- a CDS encoding cytochrome c oxidase subunit II: MQVHRFEKVWLGAAILLIVGFIATIAYGSVGVGVGMVDDSGGQISAQAVQNGNTGTQFDDPGVYQESEDHYVVYVVARQFQFVPGSGDTPIRVPAGANVTFRVTSADVTHGFSVVETNINTMVIPGQVSEVSARFNEPGTYGLVCHEYCGAAHHTMGGSVEVVPPEEYDMQQENIDQSAADAQAGEEADN, encoded by the coding sequence ATGCAGGTTCACAGATTCGAAAAGGTTTGGCTCGGGGCAGCGATACTGCTCATCGTCGGTTTCATCGCCACCATCGCGTACGGCTCGGTCGGCGTCGGTGTCGGGATGGTCGACGACTCGGGCGGACAGATAAGCGCGCAGGCGGTTCAGAACGGGAACACCGGGACACAGTTCGACGACCCCGGCGTGTACCAGGAGAGCGAGGACCACTACGTCGTCTACGTCGTCGCTCGACAGTTCCAGTTCGTGCCCGGCAGCGGTGACACGCCGATTCGCGTGCCCGCGGGCGCGAACGTGACGTTCAGAGTGACCAGTGCAGACGTGACACACGGGTTCTCCGTGGTCGAGACCAACATCAACACGATGGTCATTCCGGGCCAGGTCTCGGAGGTCTCGGCCCGGTTCAACGAGCCCGGGACGTACGGGCTCGTCTGTCACGAATACTGCGGTGCGGCCCATCACACGATGGGCGGCTCCGTCGAAGTCGTCCCGCCGGAGGAGTACGATATGCAGCAAGAGAACATCGACCAGTCCGCGGCTGACGCACAGGCGGGGGAGGAGGCGGATAACTGA
- a CDS encoding b(o/a)3-type cytochrome-c oxidase subunit 1 — protein sequence MVFVDSYPKTSKIVRSEFIVAFVALGIGALFGVVQALHRTGVFRGFVSSADYYTILTGHGVLLALVFTTFFISGLFTWAVANSLERELPHRIAWSAFWIMLTGTVLAAVSIIGGIAGSPSILGHDLEADVLFTFYAPMKAHPAFYIGAALIIVGSWIGGAAYFKALWEWREDNPDERIPLQTFMVLTTMLMWYISTIGVAVEVVAFLIPWSLGLIQNVDPLLTRTLFWYFGHPVVYFWLMPAYLVWYTILPKLAGGRLFSDPLARVVFVAFLLLSTPVGFHHQYTDPGIPSGYKFIAMTNTMFLLLPSLLTAFTVVASVEHGARQRGASGYLSWLRDLPWDKPAFSGCMLAGLMFAAGGFSGMINAGMNINYLIHNTIWVPGHFHLTVGTAFALTAMAISYWLVPQITGKKLRQRGLAVFQPYVWFVGMAVMSNAMHRAGLAGIPRRTAEPTYDEFAFEGVAGTVGEMRLQIAIGGFLLFVGAVMFLVVMADTLLARRGGTLSVNSNIPEPLSGPDHSPRILDNYKLWTAIALLLIVIAYGPPLASMVADGLLAPGSPPIPV from the coding sequence ATGGTGTTCGTCGACTCCTACCCGAAAACGTCGAAGATAGTCCGTAGCGAGTTCATCGTGGCGTTCGTCGCCCTCGGAATCGGTGCGCTCTTTGGCGTCGTCCAGGCGCTGCACCGCACCGGCGTGTTCCGCGGGTTCGTCAGCTCGGCGGACTACTACACGATTCTGACCGGCCACGGCGTCCTGCTGGCGCTCGTGTTCACCACGTTCTTCATCTCGGGGCTGTTCACGTGGGCCGTCGCCAACAGCCTCGAACGCGAGCTCCCGCACCGCATCGCCTGGTCGGCCTTCTGGATAATGCTCACGGGGACGGTGCTCGCGGCCGTGTCCATCATCGGCGGCATCGCCGGTTCGCCGTCGATTCTGGGGCACGACCTCGAAGCCGACGTGCTCTTTACCTTCTACGCGCCGATGAAGGCCCACCCCGCGTTCTACATCGGGGCCGCGCTCATCATCGTCGGCTCCTGGATAGGGGGCGCGGCGTACTTCAAGGCGCTGTGGGAGTGGCGCGAGGACAACCCCGACGAGCGCATCCCGCTGCAGACGTTCATGGTGCTGACGACGATGCTGATGTGGTACATCTCCACCATCGGCGTCGCCGTTGAGGTCGTCGCCTTCCTCATCCCGTGGTCGCTCGGGCTCATCCAGAACGTCGACCCGCTGCTGACCCGGACGCTGTTCTGGTACTTCGGCCACCCGGTCGTGTACTTCTGGCTCATGCCGGCGTACCTCGTCTGGTACACGATTCTGCCGAAGCTGGCCGGCGGCCGGCTGTTCAGTGACCCGCTGGCCCGCGTCGTGTTCGTCGCGTTCCTGCTGCTGTCGACCCCGGTCGGCTTCCACCACCAGTACACCGACCCCGGCATCCCGTCGGGCTACAAGTTCATCGCGATGACGAACACGATGTTCCTGCTGTTGCCCTCGCTGTTGACTGCGTTCACCGTGGTCGCCTCGGTCGAGCACGGCGCTCGTCAGCGGGGCGCGAGCGGCTACCTCTCCTGGCTGCGGGACCTGCCCTGGGACAAGCCGGCCTTCTCGGGCTGTATGCTCGCCGGCCTGATGTTCGCCGCCGGCGGCTTCTCCGGCATGATAAACGCCGGGATGAACATCAACTACCTCATCCACAACACCATCTGGGTGCCCGGCCACTTCCACCTCACCGTCGGGACCGCGTTCGCGCTGACGGCGATGGCCATCAGCTACTGGCTGGTCCCACAGATTACCGGGAAGAAGCTCCGCCAGCGCGGCCTCGCCGTGTTCCAGCCTTACGTCTGGTTCGTGGGCATGGCGGTGATGTCCAACGCCATGCACCGCGCGGGCCTGGCCGGCATCCCGCGGCGGACCGCCGAACCCACCTACGACGAGTTCGCGTTCGAGGGCGTCGCCGGAACGGTCGGCGAGATGCGCCTCCAGATAGCTATCGGCGGCTTCCTGCTGTTCGTCGGCGCGGTGATGTTCCTCGTCGTCATGGCCGACACCCTGCTCGCCCGCCGGGGCGGGACACTATCGGTCAACAGCAACATCCCCGAGCCGCTGTCCGGGCCGGACCACAGCCCCCGCATCCTGGACAACTACAAGCTCTGGACGGCTATCGCCCTGCTGCTCATCGTCATCGCCTACGGGCCGCCGCTCGCCAGCATGGTCGCTGACGGGCTGCTCGCGCCCGGTAGTCCGCCGATTCCGGTCTAA
- a CDS encoding zinc-ribbon domain-containing protein → MARGRLRSELRESVTLLRAETWLFVGVALAWVAYGGWVLATGVLVARFPALERTVLATLADRSVSLRTVLAAGLWLVVPSLAAVALVNRRLRNGYGNLVDAYRFDHPSLLLALPGCVLVGCLLLGVTLGQPRPLTALALFGTAHLVVRTVAYGHRVYTLSYPPLFSFLVFVTALSFATYWLVAAAGASGVPSTLSPWLTRAGVGPVAETVLRLTTVGPARATTVFVAGPGVLASVYLLAQLLAGAVVRLRAPLANPQRRPDQRFPVMPPAAGPRDGDANSERSGESEPASRDHPESGSDTVATESDADKPGHTGTRVFSPEEVARTSPPATDSAGSSDAATGSEATPDSESEPDPEATDGAWLDDTAVFTPEKRDTGMSYCSECGESLPSDADACPSCGTPVGG, encoded by the coding sequence ATGGCGCGTGGTCGATTACGGTCGGAACTCCGCGAGTCCGTCACGCTACTGCGGGCCGAAACCTGGCTGTTCGTCGGCGTGGCCCTGGCGTGGGTCGCCTACGGTGGCTGGGTGCTCGCGACCGGGGTCCTGGTAGCGCGGTTCCCGGCGCTCGAACGCACTGTCCTCGCGACGCTCGCTGACCGTTCGGTCTCACTTCGCACCGTGCTCGCCGCCGGGCTCTGGCTCGTCGTGCCGTCGCTGGCGGCCGTCGCGCTCGTCAACCGACGGCTCCGGAACGGCTACGGCAACCTCGTCGACGCGTACCGGTTCGACCACCCGAGCCTGTTGCTGGCGCTCCCCGGGTGCGTCCTCGTCGGCTGTCTCCTGCTCGGTGTCACGCTCGGCCAGCCGCGGCCGCTCACGGCGCTTGCGCTGTTCGGGACGGCGCATCTGGTCGTCCGGACCGTCGCCTACGGGCACCGCGTGTACACGCTCTCGTATCCGCCGCTCTTTTCGTTCCTGGTCTTCGTGACCGCGCTCTCTTTCGCTACGTACTGGCTGGTCGCGGCGGCCGGCGCGTCCGGCGTCCCGTCGACGCTATCCCCTTGGTTGACGCGGGCCGGCGTCGGTCCCGTGGCCGAAACGGTGCTCCGGCTGACGACCGTTGGGCCGGCCCGAGCCACCACGGTTTTCGTCGCCGGTCCCGGCGTGCTGGCGAGCGTGTACCTCCTGGCGCAACTACTGGCCGGGGCCGTCGTCAGGCTCCGTGCGCCGCTTGCCAACCCACAGCGCCGCCCGGACCAGCGGTTTCCCGTCATGCCGCCGGCCGCCGGGCCGCGAGACGGCGACGCGAACTCCGAACGGAGTGGCGAGTCCGAACCGGCGTCTCGGGACCACCCCGAGAGCGGGAGCGATACCGTAGCTACAGAGAGCGATGCGGACAAACCGGGCCACACCGGGACGCGGGTGTTCTCGCCCGAGGAGGTCGCCCGGACGAGCCCGCCCGCCACCGACTCGGCGGGGTCGTCGGATGCTGCCACCGGGTCGGAAGCGACACCGGACAGCGAGTCGGAACCGGACCCGGAGGCCACCGACGGGGCGTGGCTGGACGATACGGCCGTCTTCACGCCCGAAAAACGCGACACTGGGATGTCTTACTGCAGCGAGTGTGGCGAGTCGCTCCCGTCCGATGCTGACGCCTGCCCGTCCTGTGGCACCCCCGTCGGCGGGTGA
- a CDS encoding double zinc ribbon domain-containing protein, which produces MPESDRTVNCPICDEDFDPTVAGGWCTNPDCGEWQHTDRAATDDGESGDADLLAAEADETAGAAGNDEPAADGDSGIGAVEADDAAETGQAAETDAEPADEDDDADAPADDEPATITCPDCDRELDADANFCIDCGTDVQDVTPGEEGALDACPSCDTAVDDDASFCVNCGENLDAHRDAGGAAAADSGPESPTAEPDDAVDAPVSQATGDATPPEGLVLSVEGRDITVEDGARIGREIRAALLDAGRPEDEAVRIHREHVRFDRQPEGYYLVDLGDNPTRLNGTLLQKGDREPIQPGDELELSGVATLTIRAA; this is translated from the coding sequence ATGCCTGAATCCGACCGCACGGTAAACTGCCCCATCTGCGACGAGGACTTCGACCCGACGGTCGCCGGCGGCTGGTGTACGAACCCGGATTGCGGTGAGTGGCAGCACACCGACCGGGCTGCCACCGACGACGGGGAGTCGGGCGACGCCGACCTGCTGGCAGCGGAGGCCGACGAGACGGCGGGGGCGGCCGGGAACGACGAACCGGCAGCGGACGGGGATTCGGGCATCGGGGCGGTCGAGGCCGACGACGCGGCGGAGACGGGGCAGGCGGCAGAAACCGACGCCGAACCGGCCGACGAGGACGACGACGCCGATGCACCGGCCGACGACGAGCCGGCGACGATTACCTGCCCGGACTGCGACCGGGAACTCGACGCCGACGCGAACTTCTGTATCGACTGCGGCACCGACGTACAGGACGTTACGCCTGGCGAGGAGGGGGCGCTCGACGCGTGCCCGTCCTGTGACACTGCGGTCGACGACGACGCCAGCTTCTGTGTCAACTGCGGGGAGAACCTGGACGCCCACCGCGACGCAGGCGGGGCCGCGGCGGCTGACTCGGGTCCCGAATCGCCGACGGCCGAACCGGACGACGCCGTCGACGCGCCAGTGTCACAGGCCACGGGCGACGCGACGCCCCCGGAGGGGCTCGTTCTCTCGGTCGAGGGGCGTGACATCACCGTCGAAGACGGGGCGAGAATCGGCCGGGAAATCAGGGCGGCGCTGTTAGACGCCGGGCGGCCGGAGGACGAGGCGGTCCGCATCCACCGCGAACACGTTCGGTTCGACCGCCAGCCGGAGGGGTACTACCTCGTCGACCTCGGGGACAACCCGACACGGCTGAACGGGACCCTGCTGCAGAAGGGCGACCGGGAACCGATACAGCCGGGCGACGAACTCGAACTGTCGGGCGTCGCCACGCTGACTATCCGGGCGGCGTGA
- a CDS encoding PP2C family protein-serine/threonine phosphatase has translation MRYSTNYDIGDRKRGQGINEDSVSLTVFEEGHRDGYRGQDRPAAPATAEGGDPVDTGADDPVDTGADDEADVSDADSDGRPMNRSAGVFVVADGAGGHDAGDVASYIATTTVAERLAPVAIRAARSYPGGFDVDVARDVLPDPPGEQDLEAAVAEAITAAHRDIVRYADETGTQSYTTVVAGVYADGKLHYGWVGDSRAYVVNGARETISPLTRDHAVVQEWVDSGEIDPVEAHVHPNGNEITRALGGSGYEDPDDATVEVDTRTVRLYAEDTVLATSDGLVDAQTDAPELYEQYAETDRADEAAERIREEAVTDDELRDAVLDAPSLDAASRTLVSLANDRGGKDNVSVLLFADSALPETPDDGGLPVRNIDPDIDISERDTVIMTDE, from the coding sequence ATGAGATACAGCACGAACTACGACATCGGCGACCGGAAGCGAGGACAGGGCATCAACGAGGACAGCGTCTCACTCACGGTGTTCGAGGAAGGCCACCGCGACGGCTACCGCGGGCAGGACAGGCCGGCGGCACCGGCCACGGCGGAGGGCGGCGACCCGGTCGATACTGGGGCCGACGACCCGGTCGATACTGGGGCCGACGACGAGGCGGACGTGTCCGACGCCGACAGCGACGGGCGGCCGATGAACCGCTCGGCCGGCGTGTTCGTCGTTGCCGACGGTGCCGGCGGTCACGACGCCGGCGACGTCGCGTCCTACATCGCGACCACGACCGTCGCCGAACGGCTCGCGCCCGTGGCGATTCGAGCGGCCCGGAGCTACCCCGGCGGCTTCGACGTGGACGTGGCCCGTGACGTGCTCCCGGACCCGCCCGGCGAGCAGGACCTCGAAGCCGCCGTGGCCGAGGCGATTACCGCCGCCCATCGCGACATCGTCCGGTACGCCGACGAGACCGGCACCCAATCGTACACGACGGTCGTCGCGGGGGTCTACGCCGACGGGAAACTCCACTACGGCTGGGTCGGCGACAGCCGGGCCTACGTTGTCAACGGGGCCCGCGAGACGATTTCGCCGCTGACCAGGGACCACGCCGTCGTCCAGGAGTGGGTCGACAGCGGCGAAATCGACCCCGTCGAGGCCCACGTCCACCCGAACGGGAACGAAATCACGCGCGCGCTGGGCGGGTCCGGCTACGAGGACCCCGACGACGCGACCGTCGAGGTGGACACGCGGACGGTCCGGCTGTACGCCGAGGACACGGTGCTTGCGACCAGCGACGGACTCGTCGACGCCCAGACTGACGCTCCGGAACTGTACGAACAGTACGCCGAGACGGACCGCGCCGACGAGGCGGCCGAGCGCATCCGCGAGGAAGCCGTCACCGACGACGAGCTCCGGGACGCGGTCCTCGATGCGCCGTCGCTCGACGCGGCGAGCCGGACGCTCGTGTCGCTGGCGAACGACCGCGGCGGGAAGGACAACGTCTCAGTGCTCCTGTTCGCCGACAGCGCGCTCCCGGAAACGCCGGATGACGGCGGGCTGCCCGTCCGGAACATCGACCCCGACATCGACATCTCCGAGCGGGACACGGTCATCATGACAGACGAGTAG
- a CDS encoding serine/threonine protein kinase produces MPWEPESGDIVAGRYELGEFLGKGGFAKAFRARDIETGASVAVKYPNYTESQNDPDIIEEYFEKEGQSLERIRRAGGHENVMDYYDRVTERDVPFLVVQLIVDGIELDGVIDRHGPIEDSEQVRQIGIDLSDAMGFLHENEIVYRDLKPENVMLTPDITPTLIDFNTATGFDASGDPASGNSGTTILGPFKPREVAEASRTDVRQGPWSDVYSIGKILLFLLKGSVPKKDGVNPQAFGADCDDYLADIVERATQTHYRDRYRNATVLKEVLERRDPTPPATASVTYIQADRRFTVEPGDTIGRRGASGPPASIAIADPQGEYISSVQVQFEIEGGDWALRDRSLNGTFVQKGAGWQRVLSAAGRERLRSEGEDPTDRHGAVPPESVTLTDGDLVSLVHPTYGVTFEFHPEES; encoded by the coding sequence ATGCCCTGGGAACCCGAGAGCGGTGACATCGTCGCCGGCCGGTACGAACTCGGCGAGTTCCTCGGCAAGGGGGGGTTCGCGAAGGCCTTCCGCGCCAGAGACATCGAGACCGGGGCGTCCGTCGCCGTCAAGTACCCCAACTACACCGAATCCCAGAACGACCCCGACATCATCGAGGAGTACTTCGAGAAGGAGGGGCAGTCCCTGGAGCGCATCCGCCGAGCCGGCGGCCACGAGAACGTGATGGACTACTACGACCGGGTCACGGAGCGGGACGTTCCGTTCCTGGTCGTCCAGCTGATAGTCGATGGCATCGAACTCGACGGGGTCATCGACCGGCACGGCCCCATCGAGGACAGCGAGCAGGTCCGCCAGATAGGCATCGATCTCTCGGACGCGATGGGCTTTCTCCACGAGAACGAAATCGTCTACCGCGACCTGAAGCCGGAGAACGTGATGCTCACGCCCGACATCACGCCCACGCTCATCGACTTCAACACGGCGACCGGCTTCGACGCAAGCGGCGACCCCGCATCCGGGAACAGCGGGACGACGATTCTGGGGCCGTTCAAGCCCCGCGAGGTCGCGGAGGCCAGCCGGACGGACGTTCGCCAGGGGCCGTGGTCGGACGTGTACTCCATCGGGAAGATACTCCTGTTCCTGCTCAAGGGGAGCGTCCCGAAGAAAGACGGCGTGAACCCACAGGCGTTCGGGGCCGACTGCGACGACTACCTGGCCGACATCGTCGAGCGGGCCACCCAGACGCACTATCGCGACCGGTACCGGAACGCGACGGTCCTCAAGGAGGTCCTCGAACGGCGGGACCCCACGCCGCCCGCGACGGCGTCGGTGACTTACATCCAGGCCGACAGGCGGTTCACCGTCGAACCGGGCGACACAATCGGCCGACGGGGCGCGAGCGGTCCGCCGGCGTCGATAGCGATAGCGGACCCCCAGGGGGAGTACATCTCGTCGGTCCAGGTGCAGTTCGAAATCGAGGGCGGTGACTGGGCCCTCCGCGACCGGAGCCTCAACGGGACGTTCGTCCAGAAAGGGGCCGGCTGGCAGCGGGTCCTCTCCGCCGCCGGGCGCGAGCGCCTCCGCTCCGAGGGCGAGGACCCGACCGACAGACACGGGGCGGTTCCGCCCGAGTCGGTCACGCTCACGGACGGCGACCTGGTGTCGCTCGTCCATCCGACCTACGGGGTCACCTTCGAGTTCCATCCGGAGGAGTCATGA
- a CDS encoding vWA domain-containing protein, with translation MTATVVTEVNRPYVPTGGAKLTAEIEVEPGRLEDRPTRQIALCIDASGSMAGDDIEQARAGAEWVFGLLEADDYVSIIAFDNEVTTVLEPTRWGAVGREAAVDAVADISAGGGTDMYSGLLEAKASLQGLPSDDATARRVLLLSDGKDNSHDPGAFGTLAREIDSEGIRIKAAGIGSDYREETIRTLGTVARGEWTHLEAAGDIESFFGDAVEEAGTVVAPDARIELDVADGVEVSEVYRSLPQTQSVEPDWEDNAAVVPLPDLLDRETQRVVLKVHAPSHDVADSVSLAEVTLTAGGETTRGAITVDYTEDESKLAAHNEQVDLDHRQTVIKTELGKGNVAEAQTQLERMTRVHGEDTEAVQTAERETRIVMEGGRKEQNDATKIVTDEGIQK, from the coding sequence ATGACCGCTACTGTCGTGACCGAGGTCAACCGACCGTACGTGCCGACGGGCGGGGCGAAACTGACCGCCGAAATCGAAGTCGAACCCGGGCGGTTGGAGGACCGTCCCACGCGACAGATAGCCCTCTGTATCGACGCCAGCGGGTCGATGGCCGGCGACGACATCGAGCAGGCACGCGCCGGCGCGGAGTGGGTGTTCGGACTGCTCGAAGCGGACGACTACGTCTCGATAATCGCCTTCGACAACGAGGTCACGACGGTGCTGGAGCCGACGCGGTGGGGGGCTGTCGGTCGCGAGGCGGCAGTGGACGCGGTCGCCGACATCTCCGCCGGCGGGGGCACCGACATGTACAGCGGCCTCCTGGAGGCGAAGGCGTCGCTACAGGGCCTCCCGAGCGACGACGCCACGGCCCGGCGAGTCCTGCTGCTCTCCGACGGGAAGGACAACTCCCACGACCCGGGGGCGTTCGGGACGCTGGCCCGCGAAATCGACAGCGAGGGCATCCGAATCAAAGCGGCCGGCATCGGGAGCGACTACCGCGAGGAGACCATCCGGACGCTCGGCACCGTCGCCCGCGGCGAGTGGACCCACTTGGAGGCTGCGGGTGACATCGAGTCGTTCTTCGGCGACGCGGTCGAGGAGGCCGGGACGGTCGTCGCCCCGGACGCCAGGATCGAACTCGACGTGGCCGACGGCGTCGAGGTCAGCGAGGTGTACCGCTCGCTCCCACAGACCCAGTCCGTCGAACCCGACTGGGAGGACAACGCGGCCGTCGTGCCGCTGCCCGACTTGCTCGACCGGGAAACCCAGCGGGTCGTGCTGAAGGTTCACGCACCGTCTCACGACGTCGCGGACTCGGTCTCGCTGGCCGAGGTCACGCTGACCGCCGGGGGCGAGACGACCCGCGGGGCCATCACCGTCGACTACACCGAGGACGAGTCGAAACTGGCCGCGCACAACGAACAGGTCGACCTGGACCACCGGCAGACCGTCATCAAGACGGAACTCGGCAAGGGCAACGTCGCCGAAGCACAGACCCAACTGGAGCGGATGACCCGCGTCCACGGCGAGGACACCGAGGCCGTCCAGACGGCCGAACGGGAGACCCGTATCGTGATGGAGGGCGGGCGCAAGGAACAGAACGACGCGACGAAAATCGTCACAGACGAGGGCATCCAGAAGTGA
- a CDS encoding DUF3179 domain-containing protein gives MDRSRRQFLMTLGVGATLGGAGCVGGDDAATGGSASEAGTAATDGSAGPKPPTADDRLYLAYDTGTLEANIVSGGVPKDGIPAIDEPQFADTPPSGLEPGDPVFGVVRDGDAKAYPQYILVHHEIVNDAIAGHPVAVTYCPLTGTAQGFERGPVEFGVSGRLVNSNLTMYDRGTDSWWPQILATAIKGPLTGESLREFRVVWTTWKRWARAYPETAVLTEETGFSRRYGVDPYGQYNETRGYYSSPRTLFEPLQGDSRAHPKAVVVGTRTETGALAFDKAALLSQRVLTGHIGETPHVAVADTDLATGYVYANPESATVEALADGYTLDGTTYDADALPLDRSLAFDAMWFAWAGFYPESTYVD, from the coding sequence ATGGACCGTTCCCGCCGGCAGTTCCTAATGACGCTCGGGGTCGGTGCGACGCTCGGCGGCGCAGGCTGTGTGGGGGGCGACGACGCGGCTACCGGGGGCTCGGCATCCGAAGCCGGAACCGCGGCGACAGACGGCAGTGCCGGCCCGAAACCCCCGACGGCGGACGACCGATTGTATCTGGCCTACGACACCGGAACGCTCGAAGCGAACATTGTGAGCGGCGGTGTTCCGAAGGACGGGATTCCGGCCATCGACGAACCGCAGTTTGCGGACACGCCACCGTCGGGACTCGAACCGGGCGACCCGGTGTTCGGCGTCGTCCGCGACGGGGACGCGAAAGCGTACCCGCAGTACATCCTCGTCCACCACGAAATCGTCAACGACGCCATCGCCGGCCACCCCGTCGCCGTCACGTACTGCCCGCTGACCGGCACCGCACAGGGGTTCGAACGCGGCCCGGTGGAGTTCGGCGTCTCCGGCCGCCTGGTGAACTCGAACCTGACGATGTACGACCGGGGCACCGACAGCTGGTGGCCACAGATACTGGCGACGGCGATTAAAGGCCCGCTGACCGGCGAGTCCCTGCGGGAGTTCCGGGTCGTCTGGACCACGTGGAAGCGCTGGGCACGCGCCTATCCGGAGACGGCGGTACTCACCGAGGAAACCGGCTTCTCGCGGCGCTACGGCGTCGACCCGTACGGCCAGTACAACGAGACGCGGGGCTACTATTCGAGTCCCCGGACGCTGTTCGAGCCGCTGCAGGGGGACAGCCGCGCGCATCCGAAGGCCGTTGTCGTCGGGACCCGGACCGAGACGGGCGCGCTCGCGTTCGACAAGGCGGCGCTGCTGAGCCAGCGCGTGTTGACCGGCCACATCGGCGAGACGCCGCACGTCGCCGTCGCCGACACCGACCTGGCGACGGGCTACGTGTACGCGAACCCGGAGTCGGCGACGGTCGAGGCGTTGGCCGACGGCTACACGCTCGACGGGACGACGTACGACGCCGACGCCCTCCCGCTGGACCGCTCGCTGGCCTTCGACGCGATGTGGTTCGCCTGGGCGGGGTTCTACCCGGAGAGTACGTATGTCGACTGA